The Deinococcus reticulitermitis sequence CTTGTGGGGCACTTTCTCTCCTTCTCGCCCTGGAGGTTCCCAATGAGTCAACCGCCCATTCGTCTTGCTCTTTTCGGTCTCGTCAACACTTACCTGGTGCCCGAAGAAGACGGCCTCACGCTGATCGACACGGGAATGCCGCCGTTGGTGCCGCGCATCGTGAAGACGGCGGCGCGACTCGGAAAGCTGGTGCGCCGCGTCCTTCTGACCCACGGACATACCGACCACGCCGGGGGCCTCGACGCGGTCAGAAACGCCTTCTCCCACGCCGAGGTCATGATGCACGGTGCCGACCTGCATCACCTGGAAGAGGGGGGCGTCGCTACGCGCCCGGATCATCTGCTGAGGGGCGGTGAACGAATCGGTTCCCTGCGCGTGATTCCTGCGCCAGGACACTCTGCGGGACAGGTTGCTTTTCTGGACGGGCGCGACGGCACCCTCTACGCTGGCGACAGCTTCACGACCTTGGGAAAAACCAGGGCCGTGAGCGAGTTTCAACTGGGCTTTGGCACCCTGCCTTGGTTGGCCAGCGAGG is a genomic window containing:
- a CDS encoding MBL fold metallo-hydrolase produces the protein MSQPPIRLALFGLVNTYLVPEEDGLTLIDTGMPPLVPRIVKTAARLGKLVRRVLLTHGHTDHAGGLDAVRNAFSHAEVMMHGADLHHLEEGGVATRPDHLLRGGERIGSLRVIPAPGHSAGQVAFLDGRDGTLYAGDSFTTLGKTRAVSEFQLGFGTLPWLASEDRAQATRSAALLADLPGVRWLAPGHGTPQAGPTPLMREAVLRAQQDWPVPPWQLAFIRPLQRAMAARPRRD